The following is a genomic window from Mustela erminea isolate mMusErm1 chromosome 14, mMusErm1.Pri, whole genome shotgun sequence.
TAAAATCCTAACCTTCATCATGTCATTTCTGTTCAAAAACTCAACATAGTTCCCTTCTGCCTAGAGGCAGACCCAGTCATCACTGGatccccaacccccagcacaaTCTGTATTTGATATATAGTTggtcttcataaatatttgaatgaatgtcTTACTCTGAGTCCAAATCCCTAACTTCACAGTCAAAGCATCCCAACCTAAATGACCAACTCAcctcacagtatttttttttaacatggcaaTTTCCACACCTAATTTCCCAGAACATGAAAattacctgggaacttgttaaatACTGATGCTAGAACCCCACCATGGAGCTACTGAACCAGGAGTCTGAATTTTTACAGCTCTCTAGGTAACCGATATAGCTAGTTATCTAGGAATATTGTATGTCTCTATTCCATTCCAGCTAACTaactctccttctccttccttcattctattttctcttgCTCCAAATGTTCCCTCCAGCTTCTGCCCACCATCCAaattctatacatatttttagtATCTAGCATGATCCTTCTTTTCAACAGGACCACATACCCCTTAGTACACAGGTTCACTACATACATAAAACTGCCACCACATTCTTGTATCTCCATTCAAATGTTGCTCGTTGTGTCATTTATCTATATCTTCTTATTATCCAAATCAAACTTCCTTAAAGCTAGACAATATATTTTCCACGTCCTTTACACTCTCCAGGATAAAACTGTCTGTGCTCAGAGTAAACCAACTGCTTCCATACCTCGTAGGACCTAGTGTCCTTCACACCTCCAGCAAAGAATAAGGTTTCAGCTCCAGATTCCTTGACTCTACCTTGAAAGATCACTTGCCAAAATATAATTGGTAAGTAAAGTCCCCAAATGGCAACTGTAGAAGACTAGTTGACTTACACGTTCTCATTTCTCATCTAGTCCTAAACTGTTTCTTCTCACTCAGACTGACCCAAGAAGTAGACATGGAGCAGTGCTCTGAGGCCTGTGCCAGGTCAATGGGTGAGGCCTTCTACAGGCCTTAACAGGAAGCCAAGCGTGGTATTGCTGGATCCCTACTCCAGAGACTTCATTCCCTCAGGAAACAGCACTAAGTAAACGTACCTACCAGAGCACTTCTCAGATACTCACCACAGGCTGGTAGGTGGGGTAAGTCTCCCCAACCCAAAACATGAACACCATGAAGGCCACGAAGCCGAAGAGGTGCTTACACATGACATTCCAGGAAACAGGCGTGGGGGATGTGTCCACACGGTTCCTGATATACATGTCAAGGTCCCAGTGTATCTGAGGCAGAAAAAGAGTTCAATGTCAAATTCTGCTCTTCCTGCAAAAAGGTGATCAGAGCCTGATACAAGGTTCGATAAAGGTGCTCTACTGCCCCATGGCAATATTCTGCAAATCAAGTGTGAGCTACTCTACTACAGAGGTCTAGGTGCTGGCTTAAGCCTAGGTTCTGCTGACCAAAGACTGCATGGCAGTTCATAATTTTCAAAGTACAGAGCTCTGATTATTTACAGAAGTCTCATTCCGTGAACCACACATGGACCCTCAGACCTCGGATCACCGGATCTTGCTTTCTTAGGCATAAAACCTTAATGTTGCTTAGACGGCAAAATACCATTTAAGCTAAAGAAAGAATCCTCACGAAGATAttagggagaaggaagaaaggtcaAATGAGATATGCATCTCTTACCGGTTCACCCCAGTTCAACCTCAGGTCTGAGTGGTCCCAGTTATACCACGGATCCCTCTCCTGCTGTGAGTGGTCAGGGAGCTTTGGGTAGTCGCCATACCTGAGAGACAGAAAAACTTCTGGAAGGGGCTTTGAGCAGCATCACTCAGGCAATTCAAAGTACCCTCATGTTAAGAGATGAGCAACCAAGTGTCACACAACTGCCTCACCTAAGGACAGAGAAACCCACTTTCAAATTAAGATCTCAATTTATAGTCACTAAGTACAGAACTAATCACAGAAGTCCAAAGTGTAAGTCAAAGGTCATGTCAAACTCTCAAACACTGTAACATACATTATAACATACATGCTCTTCTTACCTTCTTTCAACAACAGTCATGCAATGTTATAATGTTAGAGCTGGAAGGGAATTTAGCAATCAATCACTTAGATTCCCTCATTagacagaaaatgaaactgaagttTAGTTTGAACCCAAGGTCATCTAGCTAATTGGTATACAAACAAAAGGGGTTCAGATTAGGAAAGCATTCTCTTCATAGCAAATGTGCCCCCCAACCACCGAGTTAACATACATCTCCATGTTTCAAACACCTCATGGGACTTCCTGATAAGCTGAGTTTTCCCCCAACAAATCCAGTTTCAACTTTTATAGACTCCTACCAAGGCTACTATTGTCCACAACAAAGAGACATAGGAAATGATGACAACTAGTCATGTGTCATAGAAAATGATtggaaaacaagaagaagaatAGGAGCTGCTAAAACCACTACTGAAAGAGTGATCCTAGGAAAGAAAACGAGGGTGACCGCAATCACTTCAGATAATTAATTGCAAGGATGTTATGTAAGGGGGGGGATGGGTAACATCAACTGGAGTAGGGAAGTTGGCTGTTTAATCTGCTTGACAGTTACTTCAACTCCACAGCCCTAAcagcaaagaaattttttttttaaaagaaagatatatacACGAACACAGAGTATCCTATCTACAAATAAGGCTCTCAAGACTGGAGTCCAGCTCCAGCGTGATCACGTGCCTGGATGACAGCACCTGAGCCCAGCAGATGCTCAATCTAAATGAAACCTCGCACTCTGGTTGAAGCCAAGGAAAGTTCCTGCTATTCAGGGGTCCTCAAGGGAGCTATTAAAATCTCGGCTTCCTCATTTGAGGAAACAGCCTGAGCCAAGGAGAAAATTGAAGTCCTCTAGGCTGCAGCTGCTCACCcatcacctcccacctccctccactgaGAAAGGCATTCACACCATTGACTCTGAGGGGTCACGAAAAGGTTCAGGGAAAACGGTCTGAGTCGAGCCACCCAACCCAGCTGGCCATGTCACATCACTACCCAGCTGCAAGCAAACTTTGCATCTCACCCCATGCCATCATCAGGGTATGGTTCGTAGTCTTCTACCCGCATATTATATTTCTTGGCGGCAGCGGCCCGTTCTTCCGGGGTTTTGGGATAGGGTCCCGGGAGCATGTCCTTCGTAATGTGCGAAGCTAGAGAGCAGAAAAGGGCGGGTCAGGAAAGACCCTGTCCTTCCTGCCGCCCCGAAGGCTTCAAGCTGCG
Proteins encoded in this region:
- the NDUFB8 gene encoding NADH dehydrogenase [ubiquinone] 1 beta subcomplex subunit 8, mitochondrial — its product is MAAARARVLGVRWLQRATRTVVPLGARTASHITKDMLPGPYPKTPEERAAAAKKYNMRVEDYEPYPDDGMGYGDYPKLPDHSQQERDPWYNWDHSDLRLNWGEPIHWDLDMYIRNRVDTSPTPVSWNVMCKHLFGFVAFMVFMFWVGETYPTYQPVGPKQYPYNNLYLERGGDPAKEPEPVVHYEI